One Candidatus Baltobacteraceae bacterium genomic region harbors:
- a CDS encoding helix-turn-helix transcriptional regulator: MHANVALEPIPTRQPPLGTLIVFDRCYRLVGVHGVDSTGWQPLRSQIESGIRALTAHWNANPASQNESSFLVSAKLAVHVFPLRGANGYRIGAHVEAYRRRATPLERADQLGLRPSEYECVRLFASGLQIDEIAWQLGLDEPAVATIFEELQRRFDVSTAMAMVAIVAGAPRRESNKQNASNGPRSIDLR; this comes from the coding sequence ATGCATGCTAACGTCGCCCTCGAACCCATTCCCACGCGGCAGCCGCCGCTCGGAACGCTGATCGTTTTCGATCGGTGCTATCGTCTCGTCGGCGTGCACGGCGTGGATTCCACTGGGTGGCAGCCGCTACGATCGCAGATCGAGAGCGGCATTCGGGCGCTGACCGCGCACTGGAACGCTAATCCCGCAAGCCAGAACGAGTCCAGTTTTCTCGTGTCGGCGAAGCTCGCGGTGCACGTCTTCCCGCTGCGCGGAGCGAACGGCTATCGAATCGGGGCCCACGTAGAGGCCTACCGCCGCCGGGCGACGCCGCTCGAACGCGCCGACCAGCTCGGCCTGCGCCCGTCGGAATATGAATGCGTGCGCCTGTTCGCTAGCGGCCTACAGATCGACGAAATCGCCTGGCAGCTCGGTCTCGACGAGCCAGCCGTGGCCACGATTTTCGAGGAATTACAGCGCCGGTTCGACGTTTCGACCGCCATGGCTATGGTGGCGATCGTAGCCGGGGCACCGCGCCGCGAGTCCAATAAACAGAATGCATCGAATGGACCAAGGAGCATAGACCTTCGCTGA